A portion of the Flavobacterium limnophilum genome contains these proteins:
- a CDS encoding ABC transporter ATP-binding protein, translated as MIEIKNIYKKFGKLEVLNDVNLVFNKGECIALIGPNGCGKTTLIKSILGMVIPTKGNILFDEKSILNKYKYRNQIGYMPQIGRYPDYMTVGQIIEMIKKIRNSDEVLDEDLIKAFELEKIFDKQMRTLSGGTTQKVSAILAFLFNPDVLILDEPTAGLDPLASEILKEKIIKEREKGKLILITSHLLSELDDMISQIIFMQDGKVHFHKTIADLLESTNEQKISKAISSILKSNN; from the coding sequence ATGATTGAAATTAAAAACATATATAAAAAATTCGGAAAATTAGAAGTCTTGAACGATGTCAATCTTGTTTTCAACAAAGGAGAATGCATCGCGCTAATTGGTCCAAACGGTTGCGGAAAAACCACCTTGATAAAAAGTATTTTGGGAATGGTCATTCCTACCAAAGGTAATATTTTGTTTGATGAAAAATCGATATTAAATAAATATAAATATCGCAACCAAATTGGCTATATGCCTCAAATAGGGCGTTATCCCGATTACATGACGGTGGGTCAAATCATCGAAATGATCAAGAAAATCCGAAATTCAGACGAAGTTTTGGACGAAGATTTAATCAAGGCTTTCGAACTCGAAAAAATATTCGACAAACAAATGCGAACACTTTCCGGCGGAACCACCCAAAAAGTGAGTGCGATTTTAGCTTTCTTGTTCAATCCCGACGTGTTGATTTTGGACGAACCAACGGCAGGTTTGGATCCATTGGCTTCGGAAATATTGAAGGAAAAAATTATCAAGGAACGAGAAAAAGGAAAACTCATCTTGATTACTTCCCATCTTTTGAGCGAACTCGACGACATGATCAGCCAGATTATTTTTATGCAAGACGGCAAAGTCCATTTTCATAAAACCATAGCCGATTTGTTGGAATCAACAAACGAACAAAAAATATCCAAGGCAATTTCAAGTATTTTGAAATCAAATAACTAA
- a CDS encoding Spy/CpxP family protein refolding chaperone encodes MKKIILMTFLMAGMTIMAQPRNNKHQGNGMDQFTSEQRSELQVKKLTLELDLNESQQKEIKAFIADKNTKMEAHKTAMKAMREKGTKPTSDERFAMKSKMLDEQIAAKKRMQKILNEKQFEKWTALKEEHQGDRKGNRQGNQQGKHPKNQERRG; translated from the coding sequence ATGAAAAAAATAATTTTAATGACCTTCCTTATGGCCGGGATGACCATAATGGCGCAACCAAGAAACAACAAGCATCAAGGAAACGGGATGGATCAATTCACTTCAGAACAAAGAAGTGAATTGCAAGTAAAAAAACTTACCCTGGAACTAGACTTAAACGAGTCGCAACAAAAAGAGATAAAAGCCTTTATTGCCGACAAGAACACCAAAATGGAGGCGCATAAAACCGCAATGAAAGCGATGAGGGAAAAAGGAACAAAGCCTACCAGCGACGAGCGTTTCGCCATGAAAAGCAAAATGCTTGATGAACAAATTGCCGCCAAAAAAAGAATGCAAAAAATACTAAATGAAAAGCAATTTGAAAAATGGACTGCTTTAAAAGAAGAACATCAGGGTGACCGCAAAGGAAATCGCCAAGGTAACCAACAAGGAAAACATCCAAAAAATCAAGAAAGAAGAGGTTAA
- a CDS encoding c-type cytochrome, translating into MYKLSLFIVALIMFTSCGKKENSNEDFSTGEAATETAADPSTYDPNRGLGKYSSVDLGEKLDVAMATEGEKIQSVKCSACHKLTDEKLVGPGWKGVTERNKPEWIMNFITNPDPMIDKDPKLQAQLELCLLRMPNQSLTDADARNILEFMRQNDGVK; encoded by the coding sequence ATGTACAAATTATCTTTATTTATTGTTGCACTAATTATGTTTACTTCTTGCGGAAAGAAGGAAAATTCAAATGAAGACTTTTCAACAGGAGAAGCTGCTACCGAAACGGCCGCAGATCCATCTACTTATGATCCAAATAGAGGTTTGGGGAAATATAGTTCTGTGGATTTAGGCGAAAAACTCGATGTGGCAATGGCTACCGAAGGTGAAAAAATCCAATCTGTAAAATGTTCTGCTTGTCATAAATTGACAGACGAAAAATTGGTTGGACCAGGTTGGAAAGGAGTTACGGAACGTAACAAACCCGAGTGGATTATGAACTTCATTACCAATCCGGATCCAATGATTGACAAAGACCCTAAACTTCAAGCCCAATTGGAACTTTGTTTGTTACGTATGCCAAATCAATCCCTTACCGATGCCGATGCAAGAAATATTCTGGAGTTCATGCGCCAAAACGACGGTGTAAAATAA
- a CDS encoding nitrous oxide reductase family maturation protein NosD codes for MKKIFYIFLLFSSFLQAGVIEVGANKPIKSIKKAIALAKVGDTVLVHKGHYKEGNIIINKRIVFIGKNYPILDGQKKYEVLSIKADGVIVRGFKVIKSGYATLEDPCGIKVYNRKNVIIQNNILDDNFFGIYIQNGANCIVKNNKILAYGKEEQRIGNGIHCWKSDKLQIISNTISGHRDGIYFEFVTNSIIKGNFSTKNIRYGLHFMFSNDDAYISNVFKNNGAGVAVMFTKRVKMLNNHFEENWGDAAYGLFLKEISDSYIIGNKFARNTSGIHMEGTTRILVQKNIFEANGWGMKIQASCMENEIKSNNFLGNTFDISTNGSLVLNTFNGNYWDKYEGYDLDKNGVGDVPFHPLSLFAVITENNPSAMLLFRSFMITLLDKSEKILPSITPDNFVDKTPLMHSLPL; via the coding sequence ATGAAAAAAATCTTTTACATATTTCTTTTGTTTTCTTCCTTTCTTCAAGCCGGAGTGATTGAAGTTGGTGCCAATAAACCCATAAAATCAATCAAAAAAGCCATCGCATTGGCCAAAGTGGGCGACACGGTTTTGGTTCACAAAGGACATTATAAAGAAGGAAACATCATCATCAACAAGAGGATAGTTTTTATTGGCAAGAATTACCCAATTCTGGACGGTCAAAAGAAATACGAAGTCTTGTCCATAAAAGCCGACGGCGTAATTGTTAGAGGCTTCAAGGTAATAAAATCGGGTTATGCCACGCTCGAAGATCCTTGTGGAATCAAGGTGTACAACAGAAAGAACGTCATCATCCAGAACAATATCCTCGACGATAATTTCTTCGGAATCTACATTCAAAACGGAGCCAATTGCATTGTCAAAAACAACAAGATTTTGGCTTACGGCAAAGAAGAACAACGTATCGGCAACGGAATTCATTGCTGGAAAAGTGACAAACTCCAAATTATTTCCAACACCATTTCGGGTCATCGCGATGGCATTTATTTTGAATTTGTAACCAATTCGATAATTAAAGGGAATTTTTCCACCAAGAATATCCGCTACGGATTGCACTTTATGTTTTCCAATGACGATGCCTATATTTCGAATGTTTTCAAAAACAATGGCGCCGGAGTTGCCGTGATGTTTACCAAAAGAGTCAAGATGCTCAACAATCATTTCGAGGAAAATTGGGGCGATGCCGCTTACGGATTGTTCCTCAAAGAAATCTCGGACAGTTACATCATCGGGAACAAATTTGCTCGGAACACTTCGGGAATCCACATGGAAGGAACGACCCGGATTTTGGTTCAAAAAAACATCTTTGAAGCCAATGGTTGGGGAATGAAAATCCAGGCCAGTTGTATGGAAAATGAAATAAAAAGCAATAATTTCTTGGGCAACACTTTTGATATCAGTACTAACGGAAGTCTGGTTCTAAATACCTTCAACGGCAATTATTGGGACAAATACGAAGGCTATGATTTAGACAAAAATGGAGTGGGCGACGTGCCATTTCATCCCTTGAGTTTGTTCGCCGTCATTACCGAAAACAATCCTTCGGCGATGCTGCTTTTCAGGAGTTTCATGATTACGCTTTTGGACAAATCGGAGAAAATATTGCCCAGTATCACGCCAGATAATTTTGTTGACAAAACCCCATTAATGCATTCGTTACCCTTATGA
- a CDS encoding nitrous oxide reductase accessory protein NosL, with protein sequence MNTSKIAVFSKVVLLAVSALFFASLWFPMWRIELEAPQYPEGLVLQLHANKIGGDVEIINGLNHYIGMKTLHTEDFPEFQILPYIVGFFGLFALAMVFVNKRKGVIALFSSFILFGVLAGVDFYRWNYEYGHNLDPNAAIVVPGMAYQPPLIGYKQLLNFGAYSIPDVGGWMLIAAGVLLFIVVAKETHLVNRIFRKPKIDAVLILFLSLSFMSCGDFKVEPIKLNADNCDFCKMSIADGKYAAEVITQKGRVYKFDDISCMVNYCKENANTKMGAYYVSDFTKDNNLIPAETAFFLSGGTIQSPMHGGIIAFPSEKESKEFAAKLNAKPINWETIISK encoded by the coding sequence ATGAACACTTCAAAAATAGCTGTATTTTCAAAAGTAGTTCTTTTGGCTGTGAGTGCTTTGTTTTTTGCTTCCCTTTGGTTTCCAATGTGGAGAATTGAACTCGAAGCACCTCAATATCCCGAAGGTTTGGTCTTGCAATTGCACGCCAACAAAATTGGCGGAGATGTCGAAATCATCAACGGATTGAATCATTACATCGGAATGAAAACCCTGCATACGGAGGACTTTCCCGAGTTTCAAATATTGCCTTACATCGTCGGATTTTTTGGATTATTTGCATTGGCAATGGTTTTTGTGAATAAAAGAAAAGGCGTGATTGCACTGTTTTCGTCTTTTATACTTTTCGGAGTTTTGGCAGGCGTGGATTTTTACAGATGGAATTATGAATACGGACACAATCTCGATCCAAATGCCGCAATCGTGGTGCCGGGAATGGCGTATCAACCGCCTTTGATTGGTTATAAACAACTGTTGAATTTTGGGGCTTATTCCATTCCGGACGTTGGGGGTTGGATGTTGATTGCAGCGGGAGTATTGCTTTTTATTGTTGTGGCAAAAGAAACGCATTTGGTAAACAGGATTTTTAGAAAACCCAAAATAGACGCCGTTTTAATTTTGTTCTTGTCCCTTTCTTTTATGTCCTGTGGAGATTTCAAAGTCGAGCCCATTAAATTGAATGCCGACAATTGCGACTTCTGTAAAATGAGCATTGCCGACGGAAAATATGCGGCCGAAGTAATTACCCAAAAAGGGAGAGTGTACAAATTTGACGATATTAGCTGTATGGTCAATTATTGCAAAGAAAACGCCAATACAAAAATGGGGGCTTATTACGTAAGTGATTTCACCAAAGACAACAATCTAATTCCAGCCGAAACTGCTTTTTTTCTTTCTGGAGGAACGATTCAAAGTCCGATGCACGGTGGAATCATTGCTTTTCCGTCTGAAAAAGAAAGTAAAGAATTTGCCGCCAAATTGAATGCAAAACCTATTAATTGGGAAACGATTATATCTAAATAA
- the nosZ gene encoding Sec-dependent nitrous-oxide reductase, which translates to MKNKFLKATLALTMAAVFFTSCKPKNSGDVVSGDAAQKAYVAPGKYDEFYNFVSGGFSGQVSVYGLPSGRLLRVVPVFSVDPQSGYGYSEETKPMLNTSHGFVPWDDQHHVEMSQTNGEVDGRWLFANANNTPRIARLDLKTFRTAEIIELPNSAGNHSSPFITENTEYVVAGTRFSVPPDNANGDVPINTYKENFKGYLSFVKVGKEGQMDLSFQIEAPGVNFDLSHAGKGKSHGWFFFSCYNTEQANTLLEVNASQKDKDFIMAVNWKKAEEYIKAGKGKKVPAKYVHNTWDEKTQTAKSEMKSEVLVLSAKELKDICYMIPCPKSPHGCDVDPTGEYIVGSGKLAALIPVFSFDKLQNAIKNKQFDGDYEGIPVVKYEAALHGEVQKPGLGPLHTEFDGKGNAYTTFFVSSEVVKWDIKSLKVLDRVPTYYSVGHLCIPGGDSKKPFGKYLIAYNKITKDRYLPTGPELAQSAQIFDISGDKMQLILDFPTIGEPHYAQAAPADLIRNNGQLKFFKIEENKHPFATKGEKEAKVVREGNKVHVYMTSIRSHFASDNIEGIRVGDEVYFHVTNLEQDWDVPHGFAIKGADNAELLIMPGETCTLKWVPKKVGIFPFYCTDFCSALHQEMQGYVRVSPAGSKVPLTFSLGTNLPAVK; encoded by the coding sequence ATGAAAAATAAATTTTTGAAAGCGACGCTGGCTCTTACCATGGCAGCCGTATTTTTTACTTCTTGTAAACCTAAGAATTCAGGAGATGTCGTGAGTGGTGATGCTGCGCAAAAAGCGTATGTGGCACCGGGAAAATACGATGAATTTTACAATTTTGTTTCGGGAGGTTTTAGCGGTCAAGTGAGCGTTTACGGATTGCCAAGCGGAAGACTTTTGAGAGTGGTTCCTGTTTTTTCGGTAGATCCACAAAGTGGTTATGGCTACAGCGAAGAAACCAAACCAATGTTGAACACTTCTCACGGATTTGTACCTTGGGACGATCAACACCACGTTGAAATGTCTCAAACCAATGGTGAAGTGGACGGTCGTTGGCTTTTTGCCAATGCCAATAATACGCCTAGAATTGCTCGTCTGGATTTAAAAACTTTTAGAACCGCCGAAATTATTGAGTTGCCAAACAGTGCAGGAAATCACTCTTCCCCATTTATTACCGAAAATACGGAATATGTGGTGGCTGGAACTCGTTTTAGCGTTCCACCGGATAATGCCAACGGTGATGTGCCAATCAACACATACAAAGAAAATTTCAAAGGATATTTGAGTTTTGTAAAAGTGGGCAAAGAAGGACAAATGGATCTTTCTTTTCAAATAGAAGCACCGGGAGTAAACTTCGACTTGAGCCACGCCGGTAAAGGCAAATCGCACGGTTGGTTTTTCTTCTCGTGTTACAATACTGAGCAGGCAAATACATTACTTGAAGTAAATGCCTCCCAAAAAGATAAAGATTTTATCATGGCTGTGAACTGGAAGAAAGCTGAAGAATACATCAAAGCGGGTAAAGGAAAAAAAGTGCCTGCAAAATATGTTCACAATACTTGGGACGAAAAAACACAAACAGCCAAATCTGAAATGAAATCGGAAGTGTTGGTTTTAAGTGCCAAAGAATTAAAAGACATTTGTTACATGATTCCTTGTCCAAAATCACCTCACGGTTGTGATGTGGATCCAACGGGAGAATACATTGTGGGTTCAGGAAAACTGGCTGCCTTGATTCCTGTATTTAGTTTCGACAAATTGCAAAACGCCATCAAAAACAAACAATTTGACGGAGATTATGAAGGAATTCCAGTGGTGAAATATGAAGCAGCTCTTCACGGAGAAGTTCAAAAACCAGGTCTTGGTCCATTGCATACCGAATTTGACGGAAAAGGAAATGCTTATACCACGTTCTTCGTTTCTTCCGAAGTGGTGAAATGGGACATCAAATCATTGAAAGTCTTGGATAGGGTTCCAACGTATTATTCTGTGGGTCACTTGTGTATTCCTGGTGGAGACAGCAAAAAACCATTCGGAAAATACTTGATCGCCTACAATAAAATTACCAAAGACAGATACTTGCCAACGGGACCTGAATTGGCCCAAAGTGCACAGATATTTGACATTAGCGGTGACAAAATGCAGTTGATTCTGGATTTTCCAACCATTGGAGAACCCCATTATGCACAAGCTGCTCCAGCCGATTTGATTCGAAATAACGGCCAGTTGAAGTTCTTCAAAATTGAAGAAAACAAACACCCATTTGCGACCAAAGGAGAAAAAGAGGCCAAAGTGGTTCGAGAAGGCAATAAAGTGCATGTCTACATGACATCGATTCGTTCCCACTTTGCATCGGACAATATCGAAGGAATAAGAGTGGGTGACGAGGTTTATTTCCACGTAACCAACTTGGAACAAGATTGGGATGTGCCTCACGGATTTGCCATAAAAGGAGCAGACAATGCAGAATTGTTGATTATGCCTGGCGAAACTTGCACCTTAAAATGGGTTCCTAAAAAAGTGGGTATCTTCCCATTCTATTGCACCGATTTCTGCAGTGCTTTGCACCAAGAAATGCAAGGTTACGTAAGAGTTTCTCCTGCAGGAAGCAAAGTGCCTTTGACTTTTAGCTTGGGAACAAATCTTCCAGCAGTTAAATAA